TGCAGTTTCTCATCAGCAGCATCTGTCTGGCGGTGATCTTCGCCGTCAGCCTGGTCGCCGCGAACACCATGGCCATGTCCATCCGCGAACGGGTCCGGGAGATCGGGATTCTCAAGACCCTGGGATTCCGGAAGGCCCAGGTTCTGGGATTGTTGCTGAGCGAGTCGCTGCTGCTTGCAATCAGCGGGGCGGGGTTCGGCGCCCTGGGCGCCCGCGTGATTTTCCAGTCGGTGCCGATGCAGGCCATCAGCAACGGGTTCATCCAGAATTTCGATGTCCGGTTCTCCACCATCGGGGTCTGCGTCCTGATTGGCGCGTTGATCGGATTGATTGCCGCCGGCCTGCCGGCGTGGCAGGCGGCCCGGCGGCCGACGCTCGAAGCCTTGCAGAGTGTGGGCTAGATGAAGATCCCCATCCGGTACAACTTGAGGAGTCTCTGGGTGCGGCGGGTCGGGACTCTGATGACGGCCTTGGGAATCGGGCTCACGGTCGCCATTCTGGTGGCCATGATGGCTCTCATCGACGGCCTCGACTCGACCTTCGTCAACACCGGATACCCCAATGACCTGGTGGTCATTCGGCAGGGCTCCCAAAACGAGACCAACAGCTATCTCGACCGGGACATCTTCCCGAGGGTCCGATTTCTGCCTGAAGTGGCCCGCGACCAAAACGACGAGCCCTGGGCCTCGGGCGAACTCATCGTCGTCATCAATCATGAGCGGATCGCCGGAGAAAACGAAACCTCGAACATTGTCATTCGCGGCGCCGGCAACCGGAGCTTCGAAATGCGGCCGGAGGTCCGAATCGTCGAGGGACGGCGCTTTGCGAAGGGCGTGCGGGAACTGATCGTGAGCCGGTCATTGTCGCGCCGCTTCAAGCAGATGAAGCTGGGCGACACGTTGCCCATCGCCCAGAATGAGTGGAGTGTCGTGGGAATTTTCGACGCCGGCGGCACGGCCTACGATTCGGAAATCTGGGGAGACTACGACGAGATCGCATTGGCTTGGTCCCGGCCCATCTACACCTCATTCCTGGTTCGCGCCAAGAACGGAGAGGCTCGAGCCGCTCTGGCGAAACGGATCGAAGAGGATCGAAACATCGAGCTGCAAGCC
This window of the Acidobacteriota bacterium genome carries:
- a CDS encoding ABC transporter permease; the protein is MKIPIRYNLRSLWVRRVGTLMTALGIGLTVAILVAMMALIDGLDSTFVNTGYPNDLVVIRQGSQNETNSYLDRDIFPRVRFLPEVARDQNDEPWASGELIVVINHERIAGENETSNIVIRGAGNRSFEMRPEVRIVEGRRFAKGVRELIVSRSLSRRFKQMKLGDTLPIAQNEWSVVGIFDAGGTAYDSEIWGDYDEIALAWSRPIYTSFLVRAKNGEARAALAKRIEEDRNIELQAIPQTEYYEGQTISSVGLKALGIFIAVVMGIGSCFAAMNMMYGTVMARFKEIGTLRALGFRRRSILASFLAESVLLALLGGVAGCLMALPVHGISTGTTNFASFSEVLFHFRITPEILFKAILFVSLVGIAGGLLPAARAARVRLIDVMRD